From a region of the Alnus glutinosa chromosome 1, dhAlnGlut1.1, whole genome shotgun sequence genome:
- the LOC133876549 gene encoding multicopper oxidase LPR1-like, protein MQPRDGTQRILQYNLIAFAILGLLSTTSWAEGRLFDPSKLKMFVDELPDMPKILGFDVVSGVPKSKSLKIGMFEKKWKFHRDLPPTSVFAYGLSKDTATVPGPTIEALHGIETYVTWQNHLPKKHILPWDPSIPTAIAADKKGIPTVVHLHGGIDEPESDGNANSWFTAGFKARGPTWTKKKYHYHNQQHPGNLWYHDHAMGLTRVNLLAGLIGAYIIRHPDAETPLGLPQGDEFDRPLIVFDRSFRTDGSTYMNSTGNNPSIHPQWQPEYFGDAIIVNGKAWPRMTVRRRKYRFRIINASNARFFRFFFTNGLGFIHVGSDSAYLNEPVMTNAILLGPSEIADVVVDFSKSKNGIAILANNAAYPYPSGDPVNEANSKVLKFIILRHQEVDTWRVPKKLMEYPRPKLSGASFTRYIAMYEYTSDIDEPTHLYLNGKPYEAPVTETPKVGATEEWNIINLTEDNHPLHIHLGLFVVLDQTELVNVEEFKSCMTKMNDAIKCQISKYARGKKIEVPTYEKGWKNVFKMMPGVVTRILVRFSYIHSNASYPFDATSEPGFVYHCHILDHEDNAMMRPLKFSN, encoded by the exons ATGCAACCAAGAGATGGGACTCAGAGAATTTTGCAATATAATCTCATTGCTTTTGCTATTCTGGGTCTGCTCAGCACTACTTCATGGGCAGAAGGCAGGCTTTTTGATCCATCCAAACTGAAAATGTTCGTGGATGAGCttccggatatgcccaaaatcCTAGGCTTTGATGTTGTGTCTGGTGTTCCCAAATCCAAATCACTCAAGATTGGCATGTTCGAGAAGAAATGG AAATTCCATCGAGATCTCCCTCCCACGTCGGTCTTTGCCTACGGTCTATCCAAGGACACGGCCACAGTTCCAGGTCCAACAATCGAGGCCCTCCATGGTATCGAAACCTACGTGACGTGGCAAAATCACCTCCCTAAAAAGCATATACTTCCGTGGGACCCCTCCATCCCAACAGCCATTGCAGCTGATAAGAAGGGCATTCCTACGGTGGTTCACCTCCACGGTGGCATCGATGAGCCCGAGAGTGATGGGAACGCAAACTCATGGTTCACAGCTGGATTCAAAGCTAGAGGGCCCACATGGACCAAGAAAAAGTATCACTACCACAACCAGCAACACCCTGGAAATTTGTGGTATCATGATCATGCCATGGGATTGACGAGGGTCAATCTCCTTGCTGGCTTGATTGGGGCCTACATAATCCGTCACCCTGATGCCGAGACCCCACTTGGACTCCCTCAAGGTGATGAGTTCGATCGGCCGTTGATCGTGTTTGATCGTAGCTTTCGCACCGATGGTTCCACGTACATGAATTCCACTGGAAACAATCCCTCCATACACCCCCAGTGGCAGCCAGAATACTTTGGTGACGCTATCATAGTGAATGGCAAAGCCTGGCCACGTATGACAGTACGACGTCGTAAATACAGGTTCCGTATCATCAATGCAAGCAACGCTCGATTCTTCAGGTTCTTCTTTACCAACGGCCTTGGATTCATCCACGTGGGATCTGATTCCGCTTACCTTAATGAACCGGTGATGACCAATGCCATTTTATTGGGCCCATCCGAGATTGCTGACGTGGTTGTTGACTTTTCAAAGTCAAAGAATGGCATTGCTATCCTGGCCAACAATGCAGCCTATCCCTACCCATCCGGCGACCCTGTCAACGAGGCCAATAGCAAAGTCCTCAAGTTTATCATCCTTAGACACcaagaggttgacacgtggcgagtgCCCAAGAAGCTGATGGAATATCCACGTCCAAAATTATCCGGTGCATCGTTCACACGATATATCGCAATGTACGAGTACACGAGCGACATCGACGAGCCAACTCATTTATACTTGAATGGGAAACCGTATGAGGCACCTGTGACTGAGACCCCTAAAGTGGGGGCCACAGAGGAGTGGAATATAATCAATCTAACGGAGGATAATCATCCTCTGCACATTCATCTGGGGCTATTTGTGGTGTTGGATCAGACGGAGCTGGTGAATGTGGAGGAGTTCAAAAGTTGCATGACGAAAATGAACGACGCGATCAAGTGCCAGATAAGCAAGTATGCACGTGGCAAAAAGATAGAGGTGCCGACTTATGAGAAGGGGTGGAAGAACGTGTTCAAGATGATGCCCGGAGTGGTGACAAGGATTCTAGTGAGGTTTTCTTACATTCACTCAAATGCATCCTACCCTTTTGATGCAACTTCGGAGCCCGGTTTCGTGTACCATTGCCAC ATCTTGGATCATGAAGACAATGCGATGATGAGGCCCTTGAAATTCTCCAATTAA
- the LOC133858663 gene encoding multicopper oxidase LPR2-like has product MEGGGVLHLSLFCFALLGGGLLTTSLAQRPSWLLNSSTLEMFVDQLPHLPKILAYDVVSGVPKSKSLEIGMFKKKWKFHRDLPPTPVYAYGVSKDTATVPGPTIEALHGIDTYVTWQNHLPPKHILPWDTTIPTAIPANRKGIPTVVHLHGGIDEPASDGHLNSWFTAGFKEKGPTWAKETYHYHNQQQPGNLWYHDHAVGLTRINILAGLAGAYIIRHPKLEAPLGLPSGDEFDRFLIVFDRSFRTDGSIYVNSTGDNPSIHPHWQPEYFGDAIIVNGKAWPRLIVRRRKYRFRILNASNARFFRFFFTNGLGFTHVSSDSAYLNQLVATNEFLLGPSEIADVVVDFSNSKNDIAILANDARYPYPGGDPVNEANSKVMKFIILNRPEVDTWKIPKTLIHYPSPDLSSASHTKYIAMYEYTSAADQPTHLYLNGKSFGSLVTETPKVGTTEVWYVINLTEDNHSLHIHLGLFVAMDQTELVNVDEFKNCMMRLNDAIKCQISKYARGKKIEVPAYEKRWKNVFKIRPRYVTKILVRFSYIHSNASYPFDATVEPGYMYHCHILEHEDNQMMRPLKLVN; this is encoded by the exons ATGGAGGGAGGAGGAGTTTTGCATCTTAGtctcttttgttttgctttattAGGAGGAGGACTCCTCACCACCTCATTGGCCCAACGTCCCAGCTGGCTGCTAAACTCATCCACGTTGGAAATGTTCGTGGATCAGCTTCCTCATCTGCCCAAAATCCTAGCCTACGATGTTGTGTCTGGTGTTCCCAAATCTAAGTCACTGGAGATTGGCATGTTCAAAAAGAAATGG AAATTCCACCGAGATCTCCCTCCAACACCCGTGTACGCCTACGGTGTATCTAAGGACACCGCAACAGTTCCTGGTCCAACAATCGAGGCCCTGCACGGAATCGACACCTACGTGACGTGGCAAAATCACCTCCCTCCAAAGCACATACTGCCGTGGGACACTACCATCCCAACTGCCATTCCAGCCAATAGGAAGGGCATCCCTACTGTGGTCCATCTTCACGGTGGGATCGATGAGCCCGCGAGCGATGGACACTTGAACTCATGGTTCACCGCTGGATTCAAAGAAAAGGGACCCACGTGGGCGAAAGAAACATATCACTaccacaaccaacaacaacCTGGAAACCTGTGGTACCATGATCATGCCGTGGGGTTGACTAGAATCAACATCCTAGCTGGCTTGGCTGGAGCCTACATAATCCGTCACCCAAAATTGGAGGCCCCACTTGGA cttCCTAGCGGTGACGAATTTGATCGATTCTTGATCGTATTTGATCGTAGCTTTCGTACTGATGGTTCAATATACGTGAATTCCACAGGGGATAACCCCTCCATACACCCCCATTGGCAGCCAGAATATTTTGGTGATGCTATCATAGTGAACGGCAAGGCCTGGCCACGTTTGATAGTACGACGTCGTAAGTACCGGTTCCGTATCCTAAATGCCAGCAATGCTAGGTTCTTTAGGTTCTTCTTCACCAACGGTCTGGGGTTCACCCACGTGTCATCTGATTCGGCTTATCTTAACCAACTGGTGGCGACCAATGAGTTTTTACTGGGCCCGTCTGAGATTGCAGACGTGGTTGTTGACTTTTCAAACTCAAAGAATGATATTGCTATCCTAGCAAATGATGCACGTTATCCCTACCCAGGTGGGGACCCGGTCAACGAAGCTAATAGCAAGGTCATGAAGTTTATCATCCTGAATCGtcctgaggttgacacgtggaaAATTCCCAAGACGTTGATTCATTACCCAAGTCCTGATCTATCCAGTGCATCGCACACCAAGTACATAGCTATGTACGAGTACACGAGCGCCGCTGATCAGCCGACTCATTTATATTTGAATGGGAAATCATTCGGATCACTGGTGACTGAGACCCCAAAAGTGGGGACCACCGAAGTATGGTACGTGATCAATCTGACGGAGGATAATCACTCCTTACACATTCATTTGGGGCTTTTTGTGGCAATGGATCAAACTGAGCTAGTGAACGTGGACGAGTTTAAAAACTGCATGATGAGACTGAATGATGCAATCAAGTGCCAAATAAGCAAGTATGCACGTGGCAAAAAGATAGAGGTGCCGGCATACGAGAAGAGGTGGAAGAACGTGTTCAAGATAAGACCCAGATATGTGACAAAAATTTTAGTTAGATTTTCTTACATACATTCTAATGCATCGTATCCATTTGATGCAACCGTGGAGCCAGGCTACATGTACCATTGCCAt aTCTTGGAGCATGAAGACAACCAGATGATGAGGCCCTTAAAGTTGGTCAATTAA